In the Paenibacillus sp. FSL H7-0357 genome, one interval contains:
- a CDS encoding carbohydrate ABC transporter permease → MRKTKNAVFAYSYLLPSALLTLVLGIYPIAWAFRYMFYNYKGYGTARFIGLDNFTRILQDTQFWDSVVNTFVYAGGKLLLSIPLSLLLAAILNRKLRGRQVLRAIFFMPTVISTAVMAVVFFTIFNSYNGILNQFLIKFNITSSGIDWLGPKHAMLTVILVAVWGAVGNYMLLFLAGLQNIPEDVYESSALDGANKIQQFRFITLPMLGPVLQMVIMLAIINALKGYESIMVLTEGGPAGKTEVMFLYLYKLFFPVGGGAASTQVQEFGYGSAVAFVSALIVGMISIIYFYASRRMNRID, encoded by the coding sequence ATGCGCAAAACCAAAAACGCTGTTTTTGCTTACAGCTATCTGCTGCCCAGCGCACTGCTCACACTGGTGCTGGGCATCTATCCGATTGCCTGGGCATTCCGCTACATGTTCTACAATTACAAAGGCTATGGAACGGCCCGCTTCATCGGTTTAGATAATTTTACCCGGATTCTGCAGGATACCCAGTTTTGGGACTCGGTTGTCAACACTTTTGTATATGCGGGAGGCAAGCTACTGCTCTCCATCCCGCTTTCATTGCTGCTGGCTGCGATTCTGAACCGTAAACTCAGAGGCAGACAGGTGCTGCGGGCTATCTTTTTCATGCCTACGGTGATCAGTACAGCTGTCATGGCCGTGGTCTTTTTTACCATATTTAATTCTTACAACGGGATTCTTAACCAGTTCCTGATCAAATTTAACATTACATCCTCCGGCATTGACTGGCTCGGACCGAAACATGCCATGCTTACGGTCATTCTTGTCGCTGTGTGGGGCGCGGTGGGCAATTACATGCTGCTGTTTCTAGCCGGACTGCAGAATATACCCGAGGATGTTTATGAGAGCTCCGCTTTGGATGGAGCCAATAAAATACAGCAGTTCCGGTTCATTACTCTGCCGATGCTCGGTCCGGTCCTGCAGATGGTCATTATGCTGGCAATCATCAACGCACTGAAGGGCTATGAGAGCATTATGGTGCTGACGGAAGGCGGACCTGCGGGCAAGACGGAAGTGATGTTCCTGTACTTGTATAAGCTGTTCTTTCCTGTCGGCGGCGGCGCAGCCTCAACCCAGGTGCAGGAGTTTGGATACGGCAGTGCGGTCGCGTTCGTTTCTGCGCTTATCGTAGGGATGATTTCCATCATTTATTTCTATGCGTCCCGGCGAATGAATCGGATCGATTGA
- a CDS encoding glycosyl hydrolase, with protein MTKIWNHLENPPAEYRPLPLWSWNDRLEKKELERQIEEMHKVGIGGFFMHARGGLQTPYMSEEWMDAIRISIEKSLELGMHAWFYDENGWPSGFAGGEVPAKGLPYQQKRLVYEQAPFQSAAERMIACYARGAEGQGYILLAADEEANADLRICYEVNPYYTDTLSEMAVQEFITTTYERYWEQFGADYGAELHGVFTDEPQFGRGGLPWSFELEERFASRWGYDVKEILPALFLETEGCRKARYDYWETVTFMFTQAYAKQIGDWCADKGWSATGHVVDEQELMHQVTSVGDPMAFYEHLQIPGCDWLGRFVGSDALVPKQVSSAARQLGKKRAITESYGCSGWNISFADLRKIGEWQFVHGINLMCQHLQGYTLRGLRKRDYPPSLYYQQPWWEDYKGFNDYFARLSLLLAEGKGRAEVLLLHPVRTAWTLQRGADSSAVVPFHEAFAQLSRWLCQSLIEHDYGSESILAGHGRVSGGCLWVGEAAYRVVIVPPSLTLDTATAQLLEQFVSQGGHLIAFDPYPVLVNGEHDGGLADLMQAAVHPEWSRDEIGHAVSAASRPFLHITEEDGTAIAVDTLNVRTLELEGAVLCYIVNSGEKSYPMLHMEVSRPGTVSLIDLETGSLHVLRQEIREDGVRLRLPLYAGGSYMLKLDPLPEATVAAGKLGSTVEEEITEETELPYPPSRVEACTRLELAPEWDIAYADLNSLTLDSARLRVEGGAWSKTQPVIFIQEQLLAYGRSVAFELEFVFQVAFDPKRPRELYLVLEQPEELEILLNGSAVSSASCGWWRDSSLQKIDIVGLAIRGSNVITLKGMFRHSAELNDKLERAKQFEAEGNNLTLDQEIESIYLLGSFGVEAAELFEETERRALWTGGPFTLTEAPERACTGDLAQQGFPFFAGSIHLFQTFELGGEETTGAQWTFQFHSAPDAVVTKLFINRAEVRTFLWEPYEADITTYLQPGVNEIVLVLTGSCRNLLGPHHHIKGEVYKVGPDSYRDKPGWTDKDLKPDIHVYQDRYCFVRFGLAAAPAILGDANDISGSACGIAGANAGRLP; from the coding sequence ATGACGAAGATATGGAATCATCTGGAGAATCCGCCGGCGGAGTACCGCCCGCTCCCCCTCTGGTCCTGGAATGACAGGCTGGAGAAGAAGGAGTTGGAGCGGCAGATTGAAGAGATGCATAAAGTCGGCATTGGCGGTTTTTTCATGCATGCCCGCGGCGGGCTGCAGACGCCTTACATGAGTGAGGAATGGATGGACGCCATCCGTATCTCCATTGAGAAGAGCCTTGAGCTGGGGATGCACGCCTGGTTCTATGATGAGAACGGCTGGCCCAGCGGCTTCGCGGGAGGAGAGGTTCCAGCCAAGGGACTGCCTTACCAGCAGAAGAGGCTGGTTTATGAGCAGGCTCCCTTCCAGAGTGCGGCGGAGCGGATGATTGCATGCTATGCCCGTGGAGCAGAAGGGCAGGGGTACATTCTTCTGGCTGCGGATGAGGAGGCGAATGCCGATCTGCGCATCTGCTATGAGGTGAATCCGTATTATACAGATACGCTTAGTGAAATGGCTGTACAGGAATTTATCACGACGACCTACGAACGGTATTGGGAGCAATTTGGCGCAGATTACGGGGCGGAGCTACACGGTGTGTTCACCGACGAACCGCAGTTTGGACGCGGCGGACTTCCCTGGTCCTTCGAGCTGGAGGAGCGCTTCGCCTCCCGCTGGGGTTATGATGTGAAGGAGATTCTTCCCGCCTTGTTCCTGGAAACGGAAGGCTGCCGCAAAGCCCGCTATGACTATTGGGAAACTGTGACCTTTATGTTCACCCAGGCGTATGCTAAACAAATCGGCGATTGGTGTGCGGATAAAGGCTGGTCAGCAACGGGACATGTTGTCGATGAGCAGGAACTGATGCATCAGGTGACCTCTGTCGGCGATCCCATGGCCTTCTATGAGCATTTGCAAATTCCCGGATGCGACTGGCTGGGCCGGTTCGTCGGCAGTGATGCCCTGGTGCCGAAGCAGGTGAGCTCGGCGGCCCGCCAGCTGGGCAAGAAACGCGCGATCACCGAGAGCTACGGGTGCTCGGGCTGGAACATCAGCTTCGCCGATCTGCGGAAGATCGGGGAGTGGCAGTTCGTGCACGGCATCAATCTGATGTGCCAGCATTTGCAGGGCTATACGCTGCGGGGCCTGCGGAAGCGGGACTACCCGCCTTCCTTGTACTACCAGCAGCCCTGGTGGGAGGACTACAAAGGCTTTAATGACTACTTCGCCCGGCTGTCCCTGCTGCTGGCGGAGGGCAAAGGCCGGGCGGAGGTGCTGCTGCTGCATCCGGTGCGCACAGCCTGGACCCTGCAGCGCGGTGCTGACTCTTCGGCGGTGGTTCCCTTTCATGAGGCGTTCGCGCAGCTGTCCCGGTGGCTGTGCCAGAGCCTGATCGAGCATGATTACGGCAGCGAAAGCATCCTTGCCGGCCATGGCCGGGTCAGCGGCGGCTGTTTGTGGGTTGGTGAGGCAGCATACCGCGTGGTTATTGTTCCGCCAAGCCTCACGCTGGATACGGCAACTGCTCAGCTGCTGGAGCAGTTCGTCTCCCAAGGCGGCCACTTGATAGCCTTCGACCCCTATCCTGTGCTGGTGAACGGGGAGCATGATGGCGGACTTGCAGACCTCATGCAGGCTGCGGTCCATCCCGAATGGAGCCGTGATGAGATAGGCCACGCCGTATCCGCTGCTTCCCGGCCGTTCCTGCACATTACGGAGGAAGACGGAACGGCAATTGCGGTGGATACGCTTAATGTGCGGACACTGGAACTGGAGGGCGCGGTGCTCTGTTATATCGTGAATTCCGGTGAGAAGTCCTATCCGATGTTGCATATGGAAGTGTCCAGGCCCGGCACCGTTTCACTGATTGATCTGGAGACGGGGAGCCTTCACGTGCTCAGACAGGAGATCCGGGAGGATGGTGTCCGGCTGCGGCTACCGCTGTATGCCGGAGGTTCCTACATGCTGAAGCTCGATCCGTTGCCGGAAGCAACTGTTGCAGCTGGGAAGTTAGGTTCAACGGTGGAAGAGGAAATAACAGAAGAAACAGAGCTGCCGTATCCGCCTAGCAGAGTGGAAGCATGCACACGGCTGGAACTCGCCCCGGAGTGGGACATTGCCTATGCGGATCTTAACAGCTTAACGCTGGACTCCGCCCGGCTGCGGGTGGAAGGCGGAGCATGGTCGAAAACGCAGCCGGTGATTTTCATTCAGGAGCAGTTGTTGGCTTATGGCCGGTCTGTTGCGTTTGAATTGGAATTTGTTTTTCAGGTGGCCTTTGATCCTAAGCGTCCGCGGGAGCTGTATCTGGTGCTTGAACAGCCTGAGGAACTGGAAATCCTGTTGAACGGAAGTGCAGTCTCCAGTGCAAGCTGCGGCTGGTGGAGGGATTCTTCCCTGCAGAAGATTGATATAGTAGGGTTGGCCATCCGGGGCAGCAATGTCATTACCCTGAAGGGGATGTTCAGGCATTCTGCCGAGCTCAACGACAAGCTGGAGCGGGCCAAGCAATTTGAAGCCGAAGGGAACAATCTGACGCTGGACCAGGAAATAGAAAGCATCTATCTGCTGGGCTCCTTCGGTGTGGAAGCTGCGGAGCTTTTTGAAGAGACCGAACGCAGGGCGCTATGGACCGGAGGACCCTTTACACTGACTGAAGCTCCAGAGCGGGCATGCACCGGCGATCTCGCACAGCAGGGATTTCCGTTCTTCGCGGGAAGCATTCATTTATTTCAGACGTTTGAACTGGGGGGAGAAGAAACAACCGGAGCTCAATGGACCTTTCAGTTTCACTCTGCACCGGATGCGGTTGTAACCAAGCTGTTCATTAACAGGGCCGAGGTACGAACCTTCCTGTGGGAACCGTATGAAGCTGATATTACCACTTATTTGCAGCCCGGAGTAAATGAAATTGTACTGGTGCTGACCGGCAGCTGCCGCAATCTGCTGGGACCCCACCATCATATTAAAGGCGAAGTATACAAGGTAGGGCCGGACAGCTACAGGGATAAGCCGGGCTGGACAGACAAGGATTTGAAACCGGACATCCATGTGTATCAGGACAGATATTGTTTTGTGCGTTTTGGATTGGCGGCAGCTCCCGCTATTCTTGGGGATGCAAATGACATCAGCGGTTCTGCTTGCGGTATTGCAGGGGCGAACGCCGGGCGATTGCCTTAA
- a CDS encoding Gfo/Idh/MocA family protein gives MSKKKYAFVGTGGRAEFFYGEITTNYRETSEIVGFCDVNGARMAYANTLLVEKYGYHEVPVYKANEFDRMIAETQPDAVIVTSIDRTHHRYIIRAMELGCDVISEKPMTTDVEKCQEILEAIERTGQKLRVTFNYRYAPHNTKIRELLMEGTIGEVLSVNFEWLLNTQHGADYFRRWHRDKRNSGGLLVHKSTHHFDLMNFWLDSKPDTVFAMGDLRFYGRENAENRGVTEFYQRVHGSAAAQNDPFALHLKDNEQLKRMYLDTEQEDGYLRDQSVFGDNISIEDTMGVMVKYKNKTIMNYSLNAYLPWEGFNVVFNGTKGRLEVKVVEQSYVNAGGGKELEGAVKDKQITVYPQFAAPYEVEIEEGIGGHGGGDPVMLRDIFERPAEDRFRRAASHMDGAWSIMTGIAANRSMATGLPVKVDQLIQL, from the coding sequence ATGTCCAAAAAGAAATATGCTTTCGTAGGAACCGGCGGCCGGGCGGAGTTTTTTTATGGTGAGATCACCACGAATTATCGTGAAACCTCTGAAATTGTAGGCTTTTGTGATGTGAATGGAGCAAGAATGGCGTATGCCAACACCCTGCTGGTGGAGAAATACGGATACCATGAGGTTCCTGTCTACAAAGCGAATGAATTTGACCGGATGATTGCGGAAACGCAGCCCGATGCCGTGATTGTAACCAGCATTGACCGCACACATCACCGCTATATCATCCGGGCGATGGAGCTTGGCTGTGATGTGATCTCCGAGAAGCCGATGACGACGGACGTAGAGAAATGCCAGGAGATTCTTGAGGCGATCGAACGCACCGGGCAGAAGCTGCGGGTGACCTTCAACTACCGCTATGCACCGCATAATACCAAAATCCGCGAGCTCTTGATGGAAGGGACTATTGGTGAAGTGCTGTCCGTCAACTTCGAGTGGCTGCTGAATACACAGCATGGTGCGGACTATTTCCGCAGATGGCACCGCGATAAGCGCAACAGCGGCGGCCTGCTGGTTCACAAGTCTACCCACCATTTCGATCTCATGAACTTTTGGCTGGACTCTAAGCCGGATACAGTCTTTGCAATGGGCGATTTGCGCTTTTATGGCCGGGAAAATGCCGAGAACCGGGGAGTAACCGAATTTTACCAGCGGGTGCACGGCAGCGCAGCAGCGCAGAATGATCCGTTTGCCCTCCATCTCAAAGATAACGAGCAGCTGAAACGGATGTATTTGGATACCGAGCAGGAAGACGGGTATTTGCGTGACCAGAGCGTGTTCGGCGATAACATCAGCATTGAGGATACGATGGGTGTAATGGTCAAATACAAGAATAAGACGATTATGAACTATTCGCTTAATGCTTATCTGCCGTGGGAGGGCTTCAATGTAGTATTCAACGGCACCAAGGGGCGGCTGGAGGTCAAGGTCGTAGAACAATCCTATGTCAATGCCGGAGGCGGCAAGGAACTGGAGGGGGCGGTAAAAGATAAGCAGATTACTGTCTATCCGCAATTTGCCGCACCGTATGAAGTGGAGATTGAGGAAGGCATCGGCGGTCACGGGGGAGGCGACCCGGTGATGCTGCGGGATATTTTTGAACGGCCTGCCGAAGACCGGTTTCGGCGTGCAGCCTCCCATATGGATGGAGCCTGGTCGATCATGACAGGAATCGCCGCCAACCGCTCCATGGCCACCGGGCTGCCGGTGAAGGTGGATCAATTGATTCAGCTGTAG
- a CDS encoding carbohydrate ABC transporter permease, with product MRTKTVLGKTSLWCFLLVFAFITLIPVVITILGSFKTNSELTTGATFLPSKWQFSNYLEAWKQANFSTYTMNSLIVSLSVVVGTLVVSSMAAYVVDRLEFFGKRIYIGMQSFTMFVAVGAVVLRPQFDLMVKLHLHSSLWGVILILISAHASIFFILLSFMKGIPRELDEAARIDGSSLGRTFWTIILPLLGPGLGVGALFTFRGAWNEYLLPLVFTMTKPELQTLTVGLANLKYGISAASQTHYMMAGACLSILPILVAYVFANKSFMQMTAGSLKG from the coding sequence ATGAGAACCAAAACGGTATTGGGAAAGACGTCATTATGGTGCTTTTTGCTGGTGTTCGCCTTTATTACTTTAATTCCTGTCGTAATCACTATTCTCGGCTCGTTCAAAACGAACAGTGAGCTGACTACGGGTGCGACCTTCCTGCCAAGCAAATGGCAGTTTTCTAACTACCTGGAGGCCTGGAAGCAAGCTAATTTCTCCACATATACGATGAACAGTCTAATTGTGTCCCTCTCGGTGGTAGTGGGCACTCTGGTGGTCTCCTCCATGGCAGCTTATGTGGTGGACCGTCTGGAGTTTTTCGGCAAGAGGATCTATATCGGTATGCAGTCCTTCACGATGTTTGTTGCCGTCGGCGCGGTAGTGCTGCGCCCGCAGTTCGATCTGATGGTGAAGCTGCATCTGCACAGCTCCTTATGGGGAGTCATACTGATCCTGATTTCCGCGCATGCCTCAATCTTCTTTATCCTGCTCAGCTTTATGAAGGGCATTCCCCGGGAGCTGGATGAGGCCGCGCGGATCGACGGCAGCTCGCTTGGCCGCACCTTCTGGACCATCATCCTGCCGCTGCTTGGCCCCGGCCTCGGCGTCGGCGCGTTGTTCACCTTCCGCGGTGCCTGGAATGAATATCTGCTGCCGCTTGTATTCACGATGACGAAGCCGGAGCTGCAAACGTTGACTGTCGGCCTGGCTAATCTGAAATACGGCATTTCCGCCGCTTCGCAGACCCACTATATGATGGCGGGGGCCTGCTTGTCCATTCTACCAATTCTGGTGGCTTATGTGTTCGCCAACAAGTCCTTTATGCAGATGACGGCAGGGTCCCTGAAAGGATAG
- a CDS encoding AraC family transcriptional regulator: MEPPFMIEQIKRAGTFSMDSDHYHDSYEIYYLLAGERNYYINNLVYALRSGDLIFINRNELHRTVAKGTSRHERILINFRHDFLNRLMEQLPLELPFLSGQCLLLRPDAHEQGMIENLLFAMLEEQKAERAQHIPFMQTLLVQLLIGMNRIRERAPDSIVPVNNDKQRKTYEIIEYLQTHYAEKLTITELSDTFFISSTYLCRLFKQTTGFTIVEYLNTVRVQEAQRRLRDTNDRVTKIAEETGFDSIAHFGRVFKAIARRSPLQYRKQNR, encoded by the coding sequence ATGGAACCCCCGTTCATGATTGAACAAATTAAAAGGGCCGGAACCTTCAGTATGGATTCCGACCATTATCACGACAGCTATGAAATTTATTATCTGCTTGCAGGAGAGCGCAATTATTACATCAACAATCTGGTATATGCGCTGCGCAGCGGCGATCTGATCTTTATTAACCGCAACGAGCTTCACCGGACTGTAGCCAAAGGAACAAGCCGCCATGAGCGGATCCTGATCAATTTCCGGCATGACTTTCTTAACAGGCTGATGGAGCAACTCCCGCTGGAGCTTCCCTTTCTCAGTGGACAATGCCTGCTGCTGCGCCCGGATGCGCATGAACAGGGGATGATCGAGAACCTTCTCTTCGCCATGCTGGAGGAACAGAAGGCGGAGCGGGCGCAGCACATCCCCTTTATGCAGACCCTGCTGGTGCAGTTGCTCATCGGGATGAACCGGATACGGGAAAGGGCTCCGGACAGCATCGTTCCGGTGAACAATGACAAACAGCGCAAAACCTATGAGATTATCGAATATTTACAGACCCATTACGCCGAGAAGCTGACGATAACGGAGCTGTCGGATACCTTTTTTATCAGCAGCACCTATCTCTGCCGCCTATTTAAGCAAACCACCGGCTTCACCATTGTCGAGTACCTCAATACGGTCCGTGTCCAGGAGGCGCAGCGCCGTTTGCGGGATACGAATGACAGGGTCACAAAGATTGCCGAGGAGACCGGCTTTGACAGCATCGCTCATTTTGGACGTGTGTTTAAGGCAATCGCCCGGCGTTCGCCCCTGCAATACCGCAAGCAGAACCGCTGA
- a CDS encoding ABC transporter ATP-binding protein — protein sequence MLKVEGLTKRFSNGRGIEEVSFTVARGEVFGFLGPNGAGKSTTIRHIMGFMKPDRGSVTINGLDVWKGQGTVQRHTGYLPGEINFIDGMTGKGFLDFMTSMQGVKNSAKREQLIDRLQFDAATPIRKMSKGMKQKVGIVAAFMHSPDVIILDEPTSGLDPLMQKVFIELVLEEKAAGTTFLMSSHSFQEIERTCDRAAIIKDGKIIAVKNIHELQSMQRKLFEIIFETAEEAERFASSGLQVLTCEGNLVRIAVQGNYNEFTREIANFRIRSLDVSTQNLEDIFMNYYDREAGVQ from the coding sequence ATGCTGAAGGTAGAGGGCTTAACCAAACGGTTTTCAAACGGCAGAGGGATTGAAGAAGTATCGTTCACGGTAGCGAGAGGCGAGGTCTTCGGTTTCCTGGGGCCTAACGGAGCAGGGAAATCGACAACGATCCGGCATATTATGGGATTCATGAAGCCGGACCGGGGTTCTGTCACGATTAACGGGCTGGATGTCTGGAAGGGACAGGGAACAGTACAGAGGCATACCGGGTATTTGCCGGGAGAGATTAACTTTATTGACGGCATGACCGGCAAAGGTTTTCTTGATTTCATGACTTCGATGCAGGGTGTGAAAAACTCTGCCAAACGTGAACAGCTGATCGACCGGCTGCAATTTGATGCCGCCACCCCGATCCGCAAGATGTCAAAGGGCATGAAGCAGAAGGTTGGAATTGTTGCCGCCTTCATGCACAGCCCCGACGTTATTATTCTCGATGAACCGACCTCAGGCCTGGACCCGCTGATGCAGAAGGTATTTATTGAACTCGTGCTGGAGGAAAAAGCAGCGGGAACCACCTTCCTGATGTCTTCCCACAGCTTCCAGGAGATCGAACGCACCTGCGACCGGGCAGCAATTATCAAGGACGGGAAGATCATCGCCGTCAAAAACATTCATGAACTGCAGTCGATGCAGCGCAAGCTGTTCGAGATCATTTTTGAAACGGCCGAAGAAGCGGAGCGTTTTGCCTCCTCCGGCCTGCAGGTGCTTACCTGTGAAGGAAACCTGGTGCGGATTGCCGTACAGGGAAATTACAATGAATTCACCCGGGAGATCGCCAATTTCCGGATTCGAAGTCTCGATGTATCGACGCAGAATCTGGAAGATATTTTCATGAATTATTATGATCGTGAGGCGGGTGTCCAATGA
- a CDS encoding TetR/AcrR family transcriptional regulator, producing the protein MKTTMVMLRTWEPKRLRIADIAKEAEVSQVTIYNYFGSKEELLKESFKDFIQRAIREFEEEMLKKQSLRELISYTIFKEKETYYNLSPALIKEVMFDDPEMYAYIQEQHDTKIIPLMVKMLEDGKASGEISDKVSVEAFLMLIQIYMKSSEEMLGVMEKHEDKAAFLDELLHLFFYGLCGQELPGV; encoded by the coding sequence ATGAAGACAACCATGGTCATGCTGAGGACCTGGGAGCCGAAGCGGCTGCGGATTGCTGATATTGCCAAGGAGGCGGAAGTCTCGCAGGTCACGATTTATAATTATTTTGGCAGCAAGGAAGAGCTGCTTAAGGAGTCTTTCAAGGATTTTATTCAGCGGGCCATCCGGGAATTCGAGGAAGAAATGCTGAAGAAACAGTCGCTGAGGGAACTGATCAGTTACACTATTTTTAAGGAGAAAGAAACGTATTACAACCTGTCACCGGCGCTGATCAAGGAGGTTATGTTTGATGACCCGGAGATGTACGCGTACATTCAGGAGCAGCATGATACCAAGATAATTCCACTGATGGTCAAAATGCTGGAGGACGGAAAAGCGAGCGGTGAAATTTCGGATAAGGTCTCTGTAGAGGCGTTCCTGATGCTTATTCAAATCTACATGAAGAGTTCCGAGGAAATGCTTGGGGTGATGGAAAAACACGAGGATAAAGCTGCTTTTCTGGATGAGCTGCTGCATCTTTTCTTTTATGGGCTTTGCGGGCAGGAGCTTCCCGGGGTATAA
- a CDS encoding GDSL-type esterase/lipase family protein, whose amino-acid sequence MAGRLIASLPADLITLCVGVNVYGAATLSPRVFAPALIGMLLSIRERHPLTQLFVISPIYGSERETEPNKLGFTLPMMREEIARTVEVFRARGDSRMHYRDGLSWFGVSDSVRLPDGLHPNAEGYELLGARFAERILR is encoded by the coding sequence ATGGCGGGTCGGCTGATCGCCAGCCTTCCCGCCGATCTGATCACGCTCTGTGTCGGCGTGAACGTCTACGGCGCCGCCACGCTGAGCCCGCGTGTCTTCGCTCCGGCGCTCATCGGCATGCTGCTGTCGATTCGCGAGCGGCATCCGCTCACTCAGCTGTTCGTGATCTCGCCGATCTACGGCTCGGAGCGTGAGACCGAGCCGAACAAGCTGGGCTTCACGCTCCCGATGATGCGTGAAGAAATAGCCCGGACCGTCGAAGTGTTCCGGGCCCGGGGGGACAGCCGTATGCACTACCGCGACGGCCTGTCCTGGTTCGGCGTGTCCGACAGCGTACGCCTGCCGGACGGCCTGCATCCGAACGCCGAGGGCTATGAGCTGCTCGGCGCCCGGTTTGCGGAGCGGATTCTGCGGTAA
- a CDS encoding glycoside hydrolase family 130 protein has product MTVQVPTILTSSPLIQRYPGNPVLDAARVPYPTALVFNAGVTKFKGKYVMVFRNDYGSLSNQTIEPHHTTDLGIAFSEDGIHWEASPKKCFRLHDEEIIRAYDPRLTVIDGRCYMCFAVDTKHGIRGGIAVTDDFEEFEILSLSSPDLRNMVLFPEKIGGNYVRLERPFTVYSRGGKDRFDTWIAESPDLKYWGNADLLFGVEHVPFANDKVGPAAPPVKTDKGWLTTFHAVDVDPSRGKHGWEPTWKKRYTAGIMLLDLENPKRIIGMSKEPLLAPEASYETDGGFRNNVIFPGGMILEESGEVKIYYGSADTIECLATAHVDDLIALCLKG; this is encoded by the coding sequence ATGACAGTTCAGGTACCAACAATCCTTACATCCAGTCCGCTGATTCAGCGCTACCCCGGCAATCCGGTGCTCGATGCTGCGCGCGTACCTTATCCTACCGCACTTGTATTCAACGCTGGAGTGACCAAATTCAAAGGCAAGTATGTGATGGTCTTCCGAAATGACTATGGTTCCCTGAGCAATCAGACCATTGAGCCGCATCATACGACAGACCTCGGGATTGCTTTCAGCGAGGACGGCATCCACTGGGAGGCCAGTCCGAAGAAATGCTTCAGGCTGCATGATGAGGAAATCATCCGGGCCTATGATCCCCGGTTAACCGTCATTGACGGACGCTGCTATATGTGTTTTGCAGTGGATACGAAGCATGGCATCCGCGGCGGTATTGCGGTGACGGATGACTTTGAGGAATTTGAGATCCTCAGCCTGTCGTCGCCGGATTTGCGCAATATGGTGCTGTTCCCCGAGAAGATCGGCGGAAACTATGTCCGTCTGGAACGCCCCTTCACCGTGTACAGCCGGGGCGGCAAGGATCGTTTTGACACCTGGATTGCTGAATCCCCCGATTTGAAATACTGGGGGAATGCCGATCTGCTCTTTGGGGTAGAGCATGTGCCATTCGCCAATGACAAGGTGGGACCGGCTGCGCCTCCGGTGAAGACGGACAAAGGCTGGCTGACGACCTTCCATGCGGTGGATGTAGATCCTTCCCGCGGAAAGCATGGCTGGGAGCCTACCTGGAAGAAACGGTATACGGCAGGCATCATGCTGCTTGATCTGGAGAACCCGAAGCGGATTATCGGCATGAGCAAGGAACCTTTGCTGGCGCCGGAGGCCAGTTATGAAACCGACGGAGGTTTCCGCAATAATGTTATTTTTCCGGGCGGGATGATTCTGGAAGAGAGCGGCGAGGTCAAAATCTACTACGGCTCAGCGGACACGATTGAATGTTTGGCAACCGCGCATGTGGATGATCTGATCGCGCTCTGCTTGAAAGGCTGA
- a CDS encoding ABC transporter permease subunit, producing MNLPLYKEMMRVNLKGIMNYAFGSAFYIVFMIWLYPGLADNTKAIDDLVKAMPEGVSNAFGLSNGFANAEAFISGEYYGLILVLILSIVCVQMSTQLVARLVDRGSMAYLLATPTTRRKVAFTQALVLVTSLFIIMTVTTLAGFAGKLWFLGTEYEFGMGRFTQLNTVAFLLFFAIGGLVFLVSCVCNDEKKALGTSGGITFGFFTIDILAKITDKLDALRYFTLFSFYRPGDIVQGTADVAWISFWLLLTGLLAFAAGIQIFRQRDLPL from the coding sequence ATGAATCTTCCACTCTATAAAGAAATGATGCGGGTCAATTTGAAAGGCATTATGAATTACGCCTTTGGTTCCGCCTTCTATATTGTGTTTATGATCTGGCTGTATCCGGGACTTGCGGACAATACGAAAGCCATTGATGATCTTGTAAAAGCCATGCCCGAGGGGGTCAGCAACGCCTTTGGACTGAGCAATGGCTTCGCCAATGCCGAAGCCTTCATTTCGGGAGAATATTACGGGCTCATCCTGGTGCTGATCCTGTCCATCGTTTGTGTGCAGATGTCTACCCAGCTGGTAGCAAGGTTAGTGGACCGCGGCTCCATGGCCTATCTGCTGGCCACGCCGACCACACGCCGCAAGGTTGCCTTTACGCAGGCACTCGTGCTGGTCACCTCACTGTTCATTATTATGACTGTAACCACACTGGCCGGATTCGCCGGCAAGCTCTGGTTTCTTGGTACGGAATATGAATTCGGCATGGGCCGGTTTACCCAGCTTAACACCGTTGCGTTCCTGTTGTTTTTTGCCATTGGCGGCCTTGTCTTTCTGGTCTCCTGTGTATGCAATGACGAGAAGAAAGCACTCGGGACTTCCGGAGGCATCACCTTCGGTTTCTTCACAATCGATATTCTCGCGAAAATCACAGATAAACTGGATGCGCTGCGCTACTTCACGTTGTTCAGCTTCTACCGCCCCGGCGATATCGTGCAAGGCACGGCGGATGTCGCCTGGATTTCCTTCTGGCTGCTCCTGACCGGGCTGCTGGCCTTCGCTGCAGGCATCCAGATTTTCCGGCAGCGCGACCTGCCGTTGTAA